GATCGATAATGAAAGCCGCCGCAAAATCGCGGAAGAGCTAGAGCAAGAGCAGGTCTTTGAGTCTGCGCCCCAACCTGAAGAGCCTGTTGCTGAAGATATTACGCTTTCTCCGCGTGAAAGACTCCGTCAGCGTGAGATGGAAGAGCTGCAACAAATTCAGGCGCAAGAACGCGTCGATAGCGAACAGCGTAAGCTGGATGATGAAAAACGCGCCAAGACTCTTGCCGCCAGCGGCATGCGCCGTGGTGAGGGCGAACGCGGCAAGGCAGGCGGGATGCGCGGTGCGGACATGACCGCCGAGCACGCTTTGTCCCTGTCGCCGCGTCGTGGTGTGGCCCCTGTTGTCACCACGGAAGAAGAGTCGGATGAAGGCGGCGCTCGTCGTGGACGTGGCGGACGCGGTGCGCCCCAGCAACGGCGCAGCAGCGGCGCACCTTCGGGTGATCGTCGCCGTGGCGGCAAGATGACCGTGACGCAGGTTTTAGAGGGCGAAGAGGGTGGACGCCACCGCTCGGTTGCTGCGATGCGTCGCCGCAGTGAGCGTGAAAAACGTCAAGCGATGGGGACCCAAGAACAAGTCAAGCAAGTGCGCGATGTTATTATTCCTGAAGTCATCACGGTGCAGGAATTGGCCAACCGCATGGCCGAGCGTGGCGTGGACGTTATCAAATCGCTGATGAAAATGGGCGTGATGGTAACAATTACGCAAAGCATCGATGCCGATACGGCGGAATTGGTGGCGACCGAGTTCGGCCATCGCATTAAGCGCGTGGCGGAATCGGATGTTGAATCGGGTCTGTCGCTTATTGAAGATACGGCGGAAAACATGCTGCCGCGTCCCCCTGTCGTCACGGTCATGGGCCATGTCGATCACGGCAAGACTTCTTTGCTGGACGCTTTGCGCTCGACCGATGTTGTCGCGGGCGAAGCAGGTGGCATTACGCAGCATATCGGCGCGTATCAGATTGTTCTTCCCAAGCCGATGCACGGTTTTGACCGCATCACCTTTATTGATACCCCGGGCCATGCGGCCTTTACCGAAATGCGCGCGCGCGGCGCGAACGTCACGGATATCGTGGTGCTGGTCGTCGCCGCCGATGATGGCATTATGCCGCAAACGATTGAAGCCATTCGCCATGCCAAGGCGGCTGGCGCGCCGCTTATTGTGGCGATCAACAAATGTGATTTGCCTGCCGCCAATCCGGATCGTGTTCGCCAAGAGCTTCTCTCGCACGATGTTCAGGTGGAAGAAATGGGCGGCGAGGTTCTGTCGGTCGAGATTTCGGCGAAGAAGCGCACAGGCCTTGATAAGCTGCAAGACGCGATCTTGTTGCAGGCGGAAATCTTGGATCTGAAGTCAAATCCTGACCGCGCCGCCGAAGGCGCTGTGGTTGAGGCTAAGATGGAAAAGGGTCGCGGCTCGGTCGCTACCGTTTTGATCCAACGCGGCACGATCAAGGTTGGCGATATTTTTGTGGCGGGCGCAGAGTGGGGACGCGTTCGCGCCCTTATCAACGATCACGGCAAAAATGTGCCAACGGCTGGCCCCGCCATGCCTGTCGAGGTTATTGGCCTGAATGGCACGCCTGTGGCGGGCGATGAGTTGGCCGTTGTGCCGACCGAAAGTCGCGCGCGGGAAATCAGCGAGTTCCGTATGCGTCGCCGTCGCGCTTTGGCTTCGGCCACGACGCAACGCGGTACGCTTGAACAATTGATGGAAAACATCAAGGCCGGATCGGCCAAGGAGTGTGCCGTTTTGATCAAGGCTGACGTGCATGGCTCGGTTGAGGCGCTCAAAACAGCGCTGGTCAAATTGTCCGAGGATAATACCGAGGTCAAGGTGCGCGTTCTGGATGCTGCGGTTGGCCCTATCACGGAGTCCGATGTCACGCTGGCGAACGCGTCGCACGCGATGATTATTGGCTTTAACGTTCGTGCCAACCCGCAGGCTCGTGAAATGGCCAAGCGCGACGGCATTGAAGTGCGCTATTACTCGATCATCTATAACGTGATCGATGATGTGCGGCAGGTTCTGACGGGCATGCTCGCCCCAGAGTTGCGCGAGAAGTTCCTTGGCAACGCGCAAATCCTGCAGGTATTTAACATCACCAAGGTGGGCAAGGTTGCGGGCTGTAAGATCACCGAAGGCATCGTCAAACGCGGGGCCAAGGTTCGCCTGCTTCGCGACAACGTCGTGATCCACGAAGGCGCTTTGAAGACGCTTAAACGCATGAAGGACGAAGTCAAGGAAGTGCGCGAGGGCTATGAATGCGGCATGGCGTTTGAAGCGTACGACAACATGCAGGCCGACGACGTGATCGAATGCTTTGAGATTGAAGAGATCGCACGGTCGTTGTAGGGGGGCATTCAGGATTCTGGATTCGGGATTCAGGGAAGAAAAGGCTTCGTGGCGGCGCGAGGCAATCCATCACCTGAAATGGCTGAGAAGAGCGCCAGTCTGAAATTTAGGAAATGCATAACTACGCTTCCTGTAGCCACTTGCGACGACGAATAATAGAGTGTGTAGGATGATGAAAAATAGGGGGAAAAGAACGTGACCCATCTTTCAATATATTTCGTCCAGTGGTTGACATTAATTGCTCTCTTTTCGATCGCGGTGATGTCACCTGGGCCTGATTTTGTTGTTGTGGTTCGTAATTCTGTGGCGCATTCACGACGCGCTGGTGTTTTTACGGCACTCGGTCTTGGTCTTAGTATCCTTGTTCATGTGACGTACACTGTTGCAGGCATTGCGACGCTGATTGCGCAATCAATTATGCTCTTTAATGTCATTAAGTACGCTGGTGCGGCCTATCTTATCTATCTTGGCATTCAAGCCCTTCGCTCGCACGGGATGGGACGGGCGACGGTTGATCGGGCGCTGAAAGCTGAAAAGAAGATTAAGCCTGTGTCCGATGCTGCGGCATTTGGGTCTGGCTTTTTGACGAACCTTCTTAATCCCAAGGCGACGTTGTTTTTTTTGGCCATTTTTAGCCAGATTATCAAGGGGGATACGCCCATAGTGTGGATGGCTGTATATGGCATTACATGTAGCGTTATTATTACGGCTTGGTTTAGCCTTGTGGCTTTCGTGTTGACGCAAGCGAAAGTCAGGAATGCGTTTCTGAAAGCTACAAAATGGATTGATCGTGGCTGTGGACTGGTTTTGATGGGGCTTGGGATTAAGGTTGCCTTGAGTTCGCGGTAATACCAATCAGCCCATGAATAGACCCGTGAAGAAAAAAAGGAAATGGGATCCCCGCTTTGCCCTTTCGCCCGCCGCAAGCGCGGCGGGACGAGGGCGCGGGGATGACGATAGTGGGTTAAATTAAAACATAAATCTTGTCATTCCCGCGTAAGCGGGAATCCCGTTTGTTTTCTTTCATCACAATCACTTTACCGGAGTTAGATTTTAAGCGGGGATCCAGTTTGGCTTTCCGTTAGCCTTACTTCTGATTTTGTGGCGCGGCAGGGGCTTGGGCCTTGTGTGAGGGGCGCGATGGGGCAGCTTCATGGTGTCTTGTTAGGTTTGGACTGAAATGTTCCGCAGCGTCCAAAATCTTTTGCGCGAGGGTTTCGGCCAGCGGATTTTCCTTAAAAGCGCCTTGCTCAGTCAGCGTTCGCAAAAGCGAATAGCCCTTGGCTGGATTCTTTTGAATGGCCTCCTGCATCCACGTTCTATAGGGATCATTAGAAAGCTGAATCTTAAGGCGCTGGCTCCACGATGAATTTGTGCGGCTTGCCTTAAGTAAAGAGCTTCGGATTTCTTGGACGGCAACGTTGATATCTTTTGGCGAGGGAGGCGTTTGCCCATTCATGTCGGCCTCCAGATGCGGCGCAAACCAATAGATGGGGCGATCCGTCAAGAGCCCCATATAACGCCCCCGAATCCATGCGCGGGCGCTTTCTCCCTGCGGGTTGTTCGCAGCGGTTACCTGAAGCGCGAAGCGATCACAGGCCAGCTCTTCCCAAAATTGATCATGTTCTGTCCTGTCGTTTTCTACGACCATCATGGTGTGGGCGACCTCATGAAGATTAACGGTAAGGTGGACATTATAATTTTGAGGGTATTGGACAAGGTGTTTTTCGGGAAGGCCCGTGAACAATGACCACAAGGTTTTGGGGTTCCCTTGAGGTGGAAACAAAAACAACTTGGCGCTGTAAGGAACACCGAGGGCAGAGGGATCTTTAGGTTTACTTTGAGGATAGGGATAGATGACGTGACGTTGCCCCATATCCATAGAAAGAATGGTCTGGCCTTCTGGAAGGGTTTCAAGCTGGCGCAGAAGATCGGGATGATTAGTCAGATGTTCAAGATTGGTATAATTGATGGGGAGATTGAAAGACGCAACTTTCTTCGCTAGATCAAAAGGAATGATTTTACGGATAGCCTCAACCCGACGTGCATTTTCGAAGGGGGATAGAGGCAGGCCGTGGAGGATTTGATCCCAGCCTTCAAAAGTGGATAAATCATGGGAAGAAACCTGATAGCCTGTCAGCGCCCATAGGGCGCGGTTGTTAAGGCCGTTTTGTAAAGGCTGGGGATCGAGAACAAGGGAATGTTTCTTTTTGTTTGTCACTTTTGATCACCTAAGAAATACGTCCTTAGTATAGCCTTTTTGGGGTTATAAATCGTAAAGGACGCGGCTCTAAAATTACTTTCATAAGGCTTTTGTTGATTTTTTTTGCTCTTTTCTATACAGGTGGACGTAGAAGGCGGGGGCGTTTCCCCTCAAGGGTTAATTTTTGTAAACGATAAGCCAGAAAAGAGCGACAACGCGCCATGCGAACACAAAGACAATTAAAGGTCGGGGAAGAAATCCGGCACGCTCTGGCGATGATGTTTCAGCGCGGCGATGTTCCATGGCCGCGTGATTTTATGCCGCCTATCGTGACAATTTCCGAGGTGCAGATCAGCCCCGATTTGCAAAACGCGACGGCGTTCTTCACGATTTTAGGCGGTAGCGTTGAGGCGAAAGAGGTTCGCCGCGTCCTGAACAAAATCGTCGGCTTTTTCCGGCGCGAGATTGCGAAGTCCGTTCGCCTGCGCCTAGTGCCTAAACTGGATTTCAAAGAAGATACCAGCTTTGTTTATGCCTCGAACATCGACCGCCTTCTTAGCGATCCCGCCGTGGCCAAGGATTTGAAGCGCGAGGATCCATCGCTTGAGGCTCAAGCGGCGGATGATGAATAACCCCATTTCTCCTATTCCTCATGGTTGGCTTATCCTCGACAAGCCTTTGGGGCTGACCTCAACGCAGGCGCTGGGCAAAGTGCGGCGGCTGATGGGTGGCAAGAAGGCGGGGCATGGTGGCACGCTGGATCCCCTTGCCACAGGCATTTTGCCGCTCGCGTTTGGTGAGGCGACGAAGATTGTCCCCTATGTCATGGATGGCGATAAGGAGTATCTGTTCACCGTCCAGTGGGGCGAGCAGCGCACCACCGATGACGGCGAGGGTGAGGTTATGGCGGTAAGTGATTGTCGTCCCGATGAAAATTCCATCCGTGCCGAGCTGCCCTTTTTTGTGGGGGAGGTTGATCAGACTCCGCCAACCTTCTCGGCCATCAAGATCGGTGGGCAGAGGGCCTATGACCTCGCCCGCGCTGGCAAGCCGCCCGAGATGACGCCGCGCAAGGTTCGGATTGATGCTTTGGAGCTTATAGGGATGCCCTCGCCGGACAGGGCGGATTTTAAGGTTAAGTGCGGTAAGGGGACGTATGTCCGCTCCTTGGGGCGCGATTTGGCGCTGAAATTGGGGACTTTCGGGTTTATTGCGGCCTTACGGCGCACGAAAGTGGGGCCTTTTACCCTAGAAAATGCTTTTTCTCTGGAAAAGCTGGAAGAATTATCGCATAAGGGCGATGCCTTAACGGCATTGCTTGCGATCGGATCGGCGCTGGACGACATCCCGGGTTTGACCTTGACCGCAAGCGAGGCGCAGCGACTTCGCGCCGGACAATCTCTTTTGATCAAGCCTCATCAGGTGGCTTTGATGGGTGCGCCCGTGATTTTGGCCAGCCATCAGGGCGTTCCTGTGGCGCTTGTCGAAGCCAAGTTCGGATCGTTTGTCGTGGTGCGCGGTTTCACCTTTTAGAAAATAAGGAGTCCCCGATGTCGATGACCAAAGCCCAAAAGCAGGCGATTGTTGCCCACCATGCTCGCGCCAAAGGCGACACGGGTTCGCCCGAAGTGCAAGTTGCAATCCTGACGCGCCGCATTAATGATCTGATGGATCATTTTAACAAGAATAAGAAAGACCACCACTCGCGTCGTGGTCTGCTGATGATGGTAAGCAACCGTCGCGGCCTTCTGTCGTATTTGAAGAAAACCAAGCCCGCTGTTTATGAAAAGTTGATCGCAGAATTGGGCTTGCGGAAATGACGTTAGACTTGGTTTTCCCCGACGCTTGTCGGGGAAAACCTTAGTCGCTGCGTCATTCCGCTGAAAAGCGGGATTCAGACGCGCGGCGCTGGATACCGGCCTTCGCCGGTATGACGATTAGGAGAAAGCTGTGAGTTTCG
This genomic stretch from Bdellovibrionales bacterium harbors:
- the rpsO gene encoding 30S ribosomal protein S15, coding for MSMTKAQKQAIVAHHARAKGDTGSPEVQVAILTRRINDLMDHFNKNKKDHHSRRGLLMMVSNRRGLLSYLKKTKPAVYEKLIAELGLRK
- the infB gene encoding translation initiation factor IF-2 — its product is MTDKEPKKVLSLGGKPTLELKKTPVAEVKVSGGAAGGAGSVRQSFSHGRSKTVAVEVKRKRTDSASPTVVKKDGVTGARASALGSKIAVGGAAPSGAGRQLTQEERESRMRALRGAVIDNESRRKIAEELEQEQVFESAPQPEEPVAEDITLSPRERLRQREMEELQQIQAQERVDSEQRKLDDEKRAKTLAASGMRRGEGERGKAGGMRGADMTAEHALSLSPRRGVAPVVTTEEESDEGGARRGRGGRGAPQQRRSSGAPSGDRRRGGKMTVTQVLEGEEGGRHRSVAAMRRRSEREKRQAMGTQEQVKQVRDVIIPEVITVQELANRMAERGVDVIKSLMKMGVMVTITQSIDADTAELVATEFGHRIKRVAESDVESGLSLIEDTAENMLPRPPVVTVMGHVDHGKTSLLDALRSTDVVAGEAGGITQHIGAYQIVLPKPMHGFDRITFIDTPGHAAFTEMRARGANVTDIVVLVVAADDGIMPQTIEAIRHAKAAGAPLIVAINKCDLPAANPDRVRQELLSHDVQVEEMGGEVLSVEISAKKRTGLDKLQDAILLQAEILDLKSNPDRAAEGAVVEAKMEKGRGSVATVLIQRGTIKVGDIFVAGAEWGRVRALINDHGKNVPTAGPAMPVEVIGLNGTPVAGDELAVVPTESRAREISEFRMRRRRALASATTQRGTLEQLMENIKAGSAKECAVLIKADVHGSVEALKTALVKLSEDNTEVKVRVLDAAVGPITESDVTLANASHAMIIGFNVRANPQAREMAKRDGIEVRYYSIIYNVIDDVRQVLTGMLAPELREKFLGNAQILQVFNITKVGKVAGCKITEGIVKRGAKVRLLRDNVVIHEGALKTLKRMKDEVKEVREGYECGMAFEAYDNMQADDVIECFEIEEIARSL
- a CDS encoding LysE family transporter, with product MTHLSIYFVQWLTLIALFSIAVMSPGPDFVVVVRNSVAHSRRAGVFTALGLGLSILVHVTYTVAGIATLIAQSIMLFNVIKYAGAAYLIYLGIQALRSHGMGRATVDRALKAEKKIKPVSDAAAFGSGFLTNLLNPKATLFFLAIFSQIIKGDTPIVWMAVYGITCSVIITAWFSLVAFVLTQAKVRNAFLKATKWIDRGCGLVLMGLGIKVALSSR
- the rbfA gene encoding 30S ribosome-binding factor RbfA, translated to MRTQRQLKVGEEIRHALAMMFQRGDVPWPRDFMPPIVTISEVQISPDLQNATAFFTILGGSVEAKEVRRVLNKIVGFFRREIAKSVRLRLVPKLDFKEDTSFVYASNIDRLLSDPAVAKDLKREDPSLEAQAADDE
- the truB gene encoding tRNA pseudouridine(55) synthase TruB, producing the protein MNNPISPIPHGWLILDKPLGLTSTQALGKVRRLMGGKKAGHGGTLDPLATGILPLAFGEATKIVPYVMDGDKEYLFTVQWGEQRTTDDGEGEVMAVSDCRPDENSIRAELPFFVGEVDQTPPTFSAIKIGGQRAYDLARAGKPPEMTPRKVRIDALELIGMPSPDRADFKVKCGKGTYVRSLGRDLALKLGTFGFIAALRRTKVGPFTLENAFSLEKLEELSHKGDALTALLAIGSALDDIPGLTLTASEAQRLRAGQSLLIKPHQVALMGAPVILASHQGVPVALVEAKFGSFVVVRGFTF